The Betaproteobacteria bacterium genome includes the window GGCGTCGCGGCCATGGACAGGTTCAGCGAAGTTGTACGAACATATGCGCCGCACCCGAGCTTCAGGATGCGGCGGCGCCGACGCAGTCCCGGGCAGCGCGATGGACCGCGCTGTTGCTCCTGCACGGTGCGCCCCCCTGCCGGTGGCGGCCTCTCGGTCGCTCACAGCGATAACAAAACTCTATCATCATGCGCCGCCCGATGACTGCCCGCCCGTTCCACGCTCGCGCGCTTTCGCTCGGCCTCTGCCTCGCGCTCGGGGCGTGCGCGACCACCGAGGCGCCGCGCGGTCCGCTTGGAGGGCCACCAGCGCCGGCTGCGCCCGCGCCCGCACCGGCGCCTGCGGCGCCCGAGAGCAGCGCGCCCGTGATCGAAGAGCCGCTGCCGGACCTGAACCGCCGCGACAATGTCTACTTCACGCAGGGGTCGAGCGTCATTGATGAATCCGGCCAGCAGACGATCCGACAGCATGCCGAGAAGCTCAAGAACGACCGCCGGCTGGTGGTTACCCTGATCGGCTACGGCGCCGCGGACGGCG containing:
- a CDS encoding OmpA family protein, producing MTARPFHARALSLGLCLALGACATTEAPRGPLGGPPAPAAPAPAPAPAAPESSAPVIEEPLPDLNRRDNVYFTQGSSVIDESGQQTIRQHAEKLKNDRRLVVTLIGYGAADGGSTEYKVALGQKRLDAVAAELKAAGAALGQIRKQTAPAGKSAAQRCANEACHQFDRRVELRYIDLKTPPSRRVP